The following coding sequences lie in one Spinacia oleracea cultivar Varoflay chromosome 1, BTI_SOV_V1, whole genome shotgun sequence genomic window:
- the LOC110803024 gene encoding probable galacturonosyltransferase-like 3, translated as MPLPPPLTLTLSLFLLIAAAFATEIPRFREAPAFRNGGNCAIAGSPGSTIHIAMTLDTTYLRGSIAAIFSVLRHSTCPENIAFHFLTSSRHFQDLNRTITTTFPSLSVSLLHFDPLLVRGKISTSIRRALDQPLNYARIYLAELLPPSVSRVIYLDSDLIVVDDVANLWNINLGGHVLGAPEYCHANFTSYFTPKFWTTSELSKTFLKREKIPCYFNTGVMVIDVNKWRKGGYTSKLEHWMRLQKRHRIYQLGSLPPFLLVFGGEVQKIEHRWNQHGLGGDNIRGLCRDLHPGPVSLLHWSGKGKPWLRIDSNRPCPLDSLWAPYDLLYSPPSSSAAVLLSDG; from the coding sequence ATGCCACTCCCACCCCCACTAACACTAACACTCTCACTATTCCTCCTCATCGCCGCCGCTTTCGCAACCGAAATCCCTCGATTCCGCGAAGCCCCGGCGTTCCGCAATGGCGGAAACTGCGCCATTGCGGGATCGCCAGGGTCAACAATCCACATCGCAATGACTCTTGACACAACCTACCTCCGTGGCTCAATCGCCGCGATATTCTCAGTCCTCCGCCACTCCACCTGCCCGGAAAACATCGCCTTCCATTTTTTAACCTCCTCCCGACACTTCCAAGACCTTAATCGCACGATCACCACCACCTTCCCTTCCCTCTCCGTCTCTCTCCTCCACTTCGACCCTCTCCTCGTCCGCGGTAAAATCTCCACCTCCATCCGCCGCGCCCTCGACCAGCCCCTCAACTACGCGCGCATCTACCTCGCCGAGCTCCTCCCTCCCTCCGTCTCCCGCGTGATCTATCTCGATTCCGATCTCATCGTGGTCGACGACGTCGCCAATCTCTGGAACATCAACCTCGGCGGCCACGTCCTCGGGGCTCCCGAATACTGCCACGCAAACTTCACCAGCTATTTCACCCCAAAATTCTGGACCACCTCAGAACTCTCAAAAACCTTcctgaagagagagaaaattcccTGCTACTTCAACACAGGGGTGATGGTAATCGATGTAAACAAATGGAGAAAAGGAGGGTACACATCGAAATTAGAACATTGGATGAGATTGCAAAAACGACACCGTATATACCAGCTGGGTTCATTACCACCATTTTTGCTGGTTTTCGGGGGTGAAGTGCAGAAAATAGAGCACAGATGGAATCAACATGGTTTAGGTGGTGATAATATTAGAGGGTTGTGTAGAGATTTGCACCCAGGCCCTGTTAGCTTGCTACATTGGAGTGGCAAGGGTAAACCTTGGCTTCGGATTGATTCTAATCGCCCTTGTCCTTTGGACAGTCTATGGGCCCCTTATGATCTCCTCTATTCTCCTCCGTCGTCGTCCGCCGCAGTTCTCCTCTCCGACGgataa